The following are encoded together in the Glycine max cultivar Williams 82 chromosome 8, Glycine_max_v4.0, whole genome shotgun sequence genome:
- the PIP1-6 gene encoding aquaporin PIP1-6, protein MESKEEDVNVGANKFSERQPIGTAAQGGGDKDYKEAPPAPLFEPGELKSWSFYRAGIAEFVATFLFLYITILTVMGVNRSPSKCASVGIQGIAWAFGGMIFALVYCTAGISGGHINPAVTFGLFLARKLSLTRALFYIIMQCLGAICGAGVVKGFEGNANYELFKGGANFVNSGYTKGDGLGAEIVGTFVLVYTVFSATDAKRNARDSHVPILAPLPIGFAVFLVHLATIPITGTGINPARSLGAAIIYNRDHAWDDQWIFWVGPFIGAALAAVYHQIVIRAIPFKTRA, encoded by the exons ATGGAGAGTAAAGAGGAAGATGTTAACGTTGGAGCAAACAAGTTCTCAGAAAGGCAACCAATTGGTACAGCAGCTCAGGGTGGTGGTGACAAGGACTACAAGGAGGCACCCCCAGCTCCTTTGTTTGAACCTGGTGAGCTCAAATCATGGTCCTTCTACAGAGCTGGAATTGCTGAGTTTGTGGCAACTTTCTTGTTCCTCTACATTACCATCTTAACTGTCATGGGTGTCAACAGGTCACCCTCCAAGTGTGCCTCTGTTGGCATTCAAGGCATTGCTTGGGCCTTTGGTGGCATGATCTTTGCCCTTGTCTACTGCACTGCTGGAATTTCag gGGGACACATCAACCCAGCTGTGACCTTTGGTCTGTTTTTGGCAAGGAAGCTGTCCCTAACAAGGGCACTGTTCTACATTATCATGCAGTGTCTTGGAGCCATCTGCGGGGCTGGTGTGGTGAAGGGCTTTGAGGGCAATGCTAACTATGAGTTGTTCAAAGGAGGAGCCAATTTTGTGAATTCTGGATACACCAAAGGTGATGGACTTGGAGCTGAGATTGTTGGCACTTTTGTTCTTGTCTACACCGTTTTCTCTGCCACTGATGCCAAGAGAAACGCTAGAGACTCTCACGTTCCT ATTTTGGCTCCACTTCCCATTGGATTTGCTGTGTTCTTGGTCCACTTGGCTACCATTCCCATCACAGGAACTGGCATTAACCCAGCTAGGAGTCTCGGAGCTGCCATCATCTACAACAGAGACCATGCATGGGATGACCAA TggattttctgggttggacctttCATTGGAGCTGCCCTTGCTGCTGTGTATCACCAGATAGTCATCCGAGCCATTCCTTTCAAGACAAGGGCTTAG